One region of Quercus lobata isolate SW786 chromosome 2, ValleyOak3.0 Primary Assembly, whole genome shotgun sequence genomic DNA includes:
- the LOC115974773 gene encoding copper-transporting ATPase PAA2, chloroplastic, translated as MTDLLRLSLVSHKKLCFSYSTDSNTLIPVKRRRNDLPRRSRLCFRLSAPNLVISNSLETERMITQNDAFRSRGDESSALLDVSGMMCGACVSRVKSLLSADDRVDSVVVNMLTETAAVKLKPEVAKLDMAANVAESLAVKLTECGFPTKRRVSGMGVTENVKKWKDMAKKKEELLAKSRNRVFFAWTLVALCCGSHGSHILHSLGIHVAHGSFWEVLHNSYVKGGLALGALLGPGRDLLFDGLRALKKGSPNMNSLVGFGSISAFIISAVSLLNPGLEWDASFFDEPVMLLGFVLLGRSLEEKARIRASSDMNELLSLISTQSRLVIMSSESDSNADSVLCSDAICIEVPTDDIRVGDSVLVLPGETIPVDGKVLSGRSVVDESMLTGESLPVFKEKGLTVSAGTINWDGPLRIEASSTGANSTISKIFRMVEDAQGHEAPIQRLADSIAGPFVYSVMTLSAATFAFWYYIGTHIFPDVLLNDIAGPEGNPLLLSLKLSVDVLVVSCPCALGLATPTAILVGTSLGARQGLLIRGGDVLERLASIDYVALDKTGTLTEGKPAVSAVASFVYAESEILQIAAAVEKTASHPIAKAILKKAELLNLDIPVTRGQLVEPGFGTLAELDGRLVAVGSLEWVHARFQRRTSSYDLMNLEHAVMQDSSIGISLSSHSKTVVYVGREGEGIIGAIAISDSLRLDARSTVTRLQQKGIKAVLLSGDREEAVATIAKTVGMGSDCINASLTPQRKSEIISTLKSAGHRVAMVGDGINDAPSLALADVGIALQIEAQENAASDAASIVLLGNKLSQVVDALELAQATMAKVYQNLSWAIAYNVVAIPIAAGVLLPQYDFAMTPSLSGGLMALSSIFVVTNSLLLQLHGSQRSSKN; from the exons ATGACTGATCTACTGAGACTCTCTCTTGTGTCTCACAAAAAGCTCTGCTTCAGTTATAGCACAGACTCTAATACTCTGATTCCAGTAAAACGGCGTCGTAATGACCTTCCGCGCCGCTCTCGACTTTGCTTTCGCCTCTCAGCTCCTAATCTCGTTATCTCGAACTCTCTCGAAACCGAACGGATGATTACGCAAAACGATGCGTTTCGCAGCCGTGGCGACGAGTCGTCGGCTCTTCTCGATGTATCGGGAATGATGTGCGGGGCCTGCGTGTCGCGAGTCAAATCGTTGCTCTCCGCCGACGACCGAGTCGACTCGGTGGTGGTCAACATGTTGACCGAGACCGCCGCGGTCAAATTGAAGCCCGAGGTCGCGAAGCTCGATATGGCTGCGAATGTTGCGGAGAGTTTGGCTGTGAAGCTGACGGAGTGTGGGTTCCCGACGAAGAGGAGGGTTTCGGGGATGGGAGTAACGGAGAACGTGAAGAAGTGGAAGGATATGgcgaagaagaaggaggaattGCTCGCTAAGAGTCGGAACCGCGTGTTCTTCGCGTGGACTTTGGTGGCTTTGTGTTGCGGATCGCACGGTTCGCATATCTTGCATTCCCTTGGAATTCACGTTGCTCATG GATCGTTCTGGGAGGTACTTCATAATTCATATGTGAAGGGCGGTTTGGCTTTGGGAGCTCTATTAGGACCTGGACGAG ACTTGCTTTTTGATGGTTTGAGGGCACTCAAGAAAGGTTCACCAAATATGAATTCTCTAGTGGGATTTGGATCAATCTCTGCATTTATCATTAGTGCG GTCTCACTTCTTAACCCTGGCCTTGAATGGGATGCATCATTCTTCGATGAACCG GTCATGCTTCTTGGTTTCGTGCTCCTAGGACGTTCTCTGGAAGAAAAGGCAAGGATCAGGGCATCAAGTGATATGAATGAACTTTTA TCATTGATATCCACTCAATCGCGACTTGTGATCATGTCCTCTGAAAGTGATTCAAATGCTGATAGTGTACTTTGCTCTGATGCAATATGTATTGAGGTTCCAACTGATGACATTCGAGTTGGAGATTCCGTGTTGGTTTTGCCTGGAGAAACTATTCCTGTAGAT GGAAAAGTTCTTTCAGGAAGAAGTGTTGTGGATGAATCCATGCTTACAGGAGAGTCACTTCCTGTGTTTAAGGAAAAAGGCCTCACAGTCTCTGCTGGAACTATAAACTGG GATGGTCCTTTGAGGATTGAAGCCTCTTCCACTGGCGCCAACTCAACAATTTCCAAGATTTTTCGCATG GTTGAGGATGCTCAAGGACATGAAGCACCCATACAAAGGCTTGCAGATTCAATAGCTGGGCCATTTGTATATAGTGTAATGACTCTCTCAGCTGCTACATTTGCATTTTG GTATTATATTGGGACACACATTTTTCCAGATGTTTTGCTCAATGATATTGCTGGGCCAGAAGGAAATCCTCTGCTTCTGAGCTTGAAACTTTCTGTGGATGTATTG GTAGTTTCTTGCCCATGTGCACTGGGACTTGCCACACCCACAGCAATCCTAGTTGGCACCTCTCTTG GAGCAAGACAAGGACTTCTTATAAGAGGAGGAGATGTGTTGGAACGCTTGGCCAGCATAGATTATGTTGCTTTAGATAAG ACAGGGACCCTCACAGAAGGAAAACCTGCTGTGTCCGCTGTGGCATCTTTTGTTTATGCAGAATCTGAAATTCTTCAAATTGCTGCTGCAGTAGAGAAAACAGCTTCACATCCTATAGCAAAGGCTATATTAAAAAAGGCTGAATTATTAAATTTGGATATCCCTGTCACAAGAGGGCAATTAGTAGAACCTGGTTTTGGAACCTTGGCAGAATTAGATGGCCGTTTGGTAGCAGTTGGTTCCTTAGAATGGGTTCATGCACGGTTTCAAAGAAGAACAAGCTCATATGATCTTATGAATCTGGAGCATGCTGTGATGCAAGATTCATCAATAGGAATATCATTGTCAAGCCATTCAAAAACAGTTGTTTATGTTGGACGTGAAGGAGAAGGCATCATTGGTGCTATTGCAATATCTGATAGTTTACGCCTTGATGCTAGATCTACTGTAACTAG GCTCCAGCAGAAGGGTATCAAGGCAGTTCTCTTATCAGGAGACAGGGAAGAGGCAGTGGCAACTATTGCAAAGACAGTTGGAATGGGAAGTGATTGTATCAATGCCTCCTTGACTCCGCAGCGTAAATCTGAAATTATCTCAACTCTTAAATCTGCAGGACATCGTGTTGCTATG GTGGGTGATGGCATAAATGATGCACCTTCTTTGGCTCTTGCCGATGTCGGGATTGCTCTGCAGATTGAAGCACAAGAGAACGCTGCATCTGATGCAGCATCCATTGTACTTCTTGGAAACAAGCTTTCACAG